The following are encoded together in the Chaetodon trifascialis isolate fChaTrf1 chromosome 3, fChaTrf1.hap1, whole genome shotgun sequence genome:
- the LOC139328515 gene encoding zinc finger BED domain-containing protein 4-like: protein MASIVWDFFTVSEEDISRAICTKCSANIARGGNKTSSFNISNLISHLKRQHRYDGVFKAYEDASAAKEAPPKLAAKKCPGLVPIAAAFEKCKKFSRDDPRAKAICDFIMEMMALDDQPFTIVEDTGFCRLVNHLEPWFVLPSCRYFSDVCLPAKYDVIATLLHTLIDGNKDISFTTDLWTCDASPVSLLGLTAQWLDKDFKLYRAVLHAQELPGSHTATLISEAFEDMLQRWNIAKEMVHVVLRDNGRNVVKAMDDCGLASLGCMAHTLQLAVNEAVLSQRAVSDYIAIGRKIVGHFKHSQVASTALEKLQERLQIPKTRLQQDVATRWNSTFYMLKSLVAQKQAIAAYAIEYKLPATLSAHQWTLVENMLTLLDPCEQLTRSISKATTTAADVIPSVHALTCLLKQTVPTDHGVKTSKDTLMNAIQTRFGHIEAEPLYYLATLLDPRYKNRYFTLASKRQATEMLREKLHSIEDDRAAHGSPHPDEPPAKRSRADGNNNNSLMGMFDEILEENNEATVHQKNTRVDADLESYLSEPTLHLSRCPLEYWRSNQSRFKCLVQLARKYLSAPCTSVDSERLFSAAGHVMDERRNRLTCEKAEMLLFIKKNLPLIHPELTKTVEE, encoded by the exons ATGGCTTCAATCGTGTGGGACTTCTTCACTGTGTCAGAGGAAGACATTTCGCGTGCTATTTGCACCAAATGTTCTGCAAACATTGCGCGAGGCGGGAACAAAACTTCGAGCTTCAACATATCGAACCTTATCAGCCACCTGAAACGCCAGCATCGCTACGACGGTGTTTTTAAAGCATACGAAGACGCCAGCGCTGCTAAAGAAGCTCCCCCAAAGCTAGCCGCAAAGAAATGCCCAGGGCTTGTTCCTATCGCCGCTGCGTTTGAAAAGTGCAAAAAGTTTTCCAGAGACGACCCGAGGGCTAAAGCGATCTGTGATTTCATCATGGAAATGATGGCGCTGGACGACCAGCCCTTTACCATCGTTGAAGATACGGGCTTTTGTCGGTTAGTAAACCACTTGGAGCCATGGTTTGTACTTCCGAGCTGCCGCTATTTTTCAGATGTATGTTTGCCAGCAAAATACGACGTGATCGCCACACTCCTGCATACTCTGATAGATGGAAATAAGGACATAAGTTTCACTACTGATTTATGGACGTGTGATGCTAGCCCTGTTAGCTTGCTAGGTCTGACAGCACAGTGGCTGGATAAGGACTTCAAACTGTACCGGGCTGTGCTGCATGCCCAGGAGCTCCCTGGTTCACACACAGCAACGCTGATCAGTGAAGCGTTTGAAGATATGCTTCAGCGGTGGAACATAGCGAAGGAGATGGTGCATGTCGTCCTCCGAGATAACGGGCGCAATGTGGTGAAGGCTATGGATGACTGTGGGCTTGCTAGTCTGGGCTGTATGGCTCACACTTTACAGCTCGCCGTGAACGAGGCTGTGCTGAGCCAAAGAGCTGTGTCTGACTATATTGCCATCGGAAGAAAAATCGTTGGACACTTTAAGCACTCCCAAGTCGCATCCACCGCCTTGGAGAAGTTACAGGAACGACTTCAAATACCCAAAACACGACTCCAACAAGATGTCGCCACCCGATGGAACAGTACTTTCTATATGCTTAAGAGCCTGGTGGCGCAGAAGCAAGCTATCGCAGCGTACGCCATAGAATACAAGTTACCGGCAACTCTCAGCGCCCACCAATGGACCCTGGTCGAAAACATGCTGACGCTCCTCGACCCGTGTGAACAGCTGACCCGAAGTATAAGCAAAGCCACAACCACTGCTGCAGATGTGATCCCCTCCGTCCACGCCTTAACGTGCCTGCTAAAGCAAACCGTTCCCACAGACCACGGAGTGAAAACGTCAAAGGATACCCTGATGAACGCAATCCAAACACGTTTTGGTCACATCGAGGCCGAACCTCTGTATTATCTTGCAACACTACTCGACCCGAGGTACAAGAACCGCTACTTCACGCTTGCTTCAAAACGGCAAGCAACAGAAATGCTGCGAGAAAAGTTGCACAGCATTGAGGACGACCGGGCCGCACACGGCAGTCCCCATCCAGACGAGCCACCAGCAAAGAGGAGCAGGGCAGACgggaacaacaacaactctTTGATGGGAATGTTTGACGAAATACTCGAGGAAAACAATGAAGCTACAGTacaccagaaaaacacaagagtgGATGCAGAC CTTGAGTCATATCTGTCAGAGCCCACGCTACACCTGAGTCGGTGTCCACTAGAATACTGGAGGAGCAACCAGTCCCGTTTCAAGTGCCTGGTCCAGCTTGCTCGTAAATATCTGTCAGCGCCTTGCACCAGCGTCGACAGCGAGCGTCTGTTTTCCGCTGCTGGACACGTGATGGACGAGCGTAGAAATAGACTCACATGCGAGAAGGCAGAGATGCT